One part of the Hyla sarda isolate aHylSar1 unplaced genomic scaffold, aHylSar1.hap1 scaffold_2345, whole genome shotgun sequence genome encodes these proteins:
- the LOC130322471 gene encoding nectin-4-like produces the protein MGLRKEDWDGAQVGFGWASGCLGGIVKTENSVTAVLGLDVSLTCYYEAQEQEKVTQVIWSKKVKSGQNVQLAVLNTEFGAYVPQEYEGRVKEKSPLKAEDGSIILKNVVQADEGAYQCRVYTFPAGTFEADVELKVLVPPLPTLNPGPPLVEGVGLSLAASCTAEGNPAPSLIWETDVSGKNTTRTFSHTRSASVTSEFYVVPTRSMHKKLLTCVVFHPVFQQEKRLVHPLEVEYLADVTVQGHEHWFVGKNDAALKCVCDGHPAPRYSWS, from the exons ATGGGGCTCAGGAAGGAGGATTGGGATGGGGCTCAGGTAGGATTCGGTTGGGCCTCAG GATGTTTGGGTGGcattgtgaagacagaaaacagtgTCACTGCGGTCTTAGGATTAGATGTCTCTCTTACGTGTTATTACGAGGCCCAAGAACAAGAGAAAGTGACTCAAGTTATCTGGTCAAAGAAGGTGAAGAGCGGTCAGAACGTGCAGCTGGCGGTCCTCAACACAGAGTTTGGGGCTTATGTCCCCCAAGAGTATGAAGGAAGGGTAAAGGAAAAGTCTCCTCTGAAGGCAGAAGATGGCAGCATTATCCTGAAGAACGTTGTCCAGGCGGATGAAGGTGCCTACCAGTGTCGGGTCTACACCTTCCCAGCAGGGACCTTCGAGGCTGATGTGGAGCTGAAGGTTCTTG TGCCACCTTTGCCAACATTGAATCCCGGCCCACCACTGGTAGAGGGAGTGGGCCTGAGCCTTGCCGCCTCCTGCACAGCTGAAGGGAACCCTGCTCCCAGCCTAATATGGGAGACAGACGTGTCTGGGAAGAACACTACGCGCACTTTTTCTCACACTCGATCAGCCTCGGTGACTAGTGAGTTCTACGTTGTCCCAACTCGCAGTATGCACAAAAAGCTGCTGACCTGTGTGGTGTTTCACCCTGtgttccagcaggagaagaggctgGTGCATCCGCTGGAGGTGGAAT ACTTGGCTGATGTCACCGTACAAGGACATGAACATTGGTTTGTTGGAAAAAATGATGCGGCTCTGAAGTGTGTCTGTGATGGGCACCCGGCCCCCCGATACTCCTGGTCCAG